The following coding sequences lie in one Flavobacterium cyclinae genomic window:
- a CDS encoding phenylacetate--CoA ligase family protein codes for MFNLFHLSLQLSGFPIAKAQADFEKILQISEADYPDYLETKKREIVEFHLKNNTFYQNLVGKETFDPENSGWNDLPVLTKKDLQKPLKDRLSNGYSEKTVFVNKTSGSSGDPFVFAKDKEAHAITWASIIHRFGWYDVDFNSSYQARFYGIPLDFIGYRKERLKDFLSKRYRFPIFDLSDKVLDGVLEHFKTKKFDYINGYTSSIVLFGKYLQARNIILTDVCPTLKVCMVTSEMLFEEDKILLEKHLGIPVVNEYGASELDLIAFQSRSDGTNYEWQVNSETLFVEILDENNQPVPYGKEGKVVITSLYNKAHPFIRYEIGDVGILDEKSTLKKPILKKLIGRTSDIAILPSGKKSPGLTFYYVTKSIIEDDGNVKEFIVRQTKLDSFEIDYVSSEELTLEQILEIEKAIAKYLEPGLHFTYNRKAVLERTKRGKLKQFQSML; via the coding sequence ATGTTCAACTTGTTTCATCTTTCTTTACAATTAAGCGGTTTTCCTATTGCGAAAGCTCAGGCTGATTTTGAGAAAATTCTACAAATTTCAGAGGCAGATTATCCCGATTATCTCGAAACTAAAAAGAGAGAAATTGTGGAATTTCATTTAAAAAACAATACTTTTTATCAAAATTTAGTTGGAAAAGAAACTTTCGATCCCGAAAATTCGGGATGGAACGATTTACCCGTTCTAACCAAAAAAGACTTGCAAAAACCTTTAAAAGATAGACTTTCCAATGGTTATTCTGAAAAAACTGTTTTTGTGAATAAAACTTCAGGTTCGAGTGGTGATCCTTTTGTTTTTGCGAAAGATAAAGAAGCACATGCTATAACTTGGGCTTCTATAATACATCGTTTTGGTTGGTATGATGTTGATTTTAATTCATCCTATCAAGCGCGATTTTATGGTATTCCATTAGATTTTATTGGATATCGAAAAGAACGTTTAAAAGATTTTTTAAGCAAACGATATCGTTTTCCGATTTTTGATTTATCCGACAAAGTTTTAGATGGTGTTTTGGAACATTTTAAAACCAAAAAGTTCGATTACATAAATGGTTACACAAGTTCGATTGTGCTTTTTGGAAAATATTTACAAGCGCGAAATATCATTTTAACCGATGTTTGTCCAACCTTGAAAGTTTGCATGGTGACTTCGGAAATGTTGTTTGAGGAAGATAAAATCTTGCTGGAAAAACATTTAGGAATTCCTGTTGTGAATGAATATGGTGCTTCGGAATTAGATTTGATTGCTTTTCAATCCCGAAGTGACGGGACAAATTACGAATGGCAAGTAAATTCTGAAACTTTGTTTGTGGAAATTTTAGATGAAAATAACCAACCGGTTCCGTATGGAAAAGAAGGAAAAGTGGTAATCACTTCGTTATACAACAAAGCACATCCGTTTATTCGTTATGAAATTGGCGATGTTGGAATATTGGATGAAAAAAGCACATTGAAAAAACCCATTCTAAAAAAATTAATTGGAAGAACAAGTGATATTGCCATTTTACCAAGTGGAAAAAAATCGCCCGGATTGACTTTTTACTATGTGACTAAAAGTATCATTGAAGACGATGGAAACGTGAAAGAATTTATTGTTCGACAGACAAAATTGGATAGTTTTGAAATTGATTACGTGAGTTCGGAGGAATTAACTTTGGAACAAATTCTGGAAATAGAAAAAGCAATTGCAAAATATTTAGAACCTGGTTTGCATTTTACTTACAACCGAAAAGCAGTTTTGGAAAGAACAAAAAGAGGAAAATTGAAGCAATTTCAGTCGATGCTTTGA
- a CDS encoding undecaprenyl-phosphate glucose phosphotransferase, which translates to MQKGRYSKYIRPLSILIDLILVLGLLPLFFKGLDINFTIFGIYLAITWVIVAFFSSFYNVYRFTTPVEILSKIAKQSVFFILLIIAFFPFNKETIFSGKAIALYSITLFSIIIVIKSLLFYYLKKYRIVTGNNFRNAIIIGYTTEAIDLKKIFEERPDYGYRFKGYFSDKKTNENIIGKVDLIKSYCLENKIDEIYCSLNELSNEKLKDLVEFGDENNIVVKFIPDSKAIFSKNLKIDYYELFPVLSLQKTALHDPLIKNFKRAFDFVFSLLVVIFILSWLTPLMALLIKIESRGPVFFKQSRPGLDEKEFLCYKFRSMKLNVTTEKEASRNDPRVTKIGRFIRKTSIDELPQFFNVLLGDMSVVGPRPHLWSQNKTYGNKVKKYMVRHYVKPGITGLAQVKGYRGEIETENDMVNRIKFDVYYIENWSLLMDIKIIIQTVVNIFKGEEKAY; encoded by the coding sequence ATGCAAAAAGGACGATATTCCAAATACATCCGACCATTAAGTATTTTAATAGATTTAATTTTAGTACTTGGTTTATTGCCTTTGTTTTTTAAAGGCCTGGATATTAATTTTACAATTTTTGGAATTTATCTTGCGATAACATGGGTTATTGTTGCCTTTTTTTCATCTTTTTATAATGTTTACCGATTTACAACTCCAGTTGAAATCCTTAGTAAAATAGCCAAACAGAGTGTTTTTTTTATTTTACTAATTATTGCTTTTTTTCCATTTAATAAAGAAACAATTTTTAGTGGTAAAGCAATAGCTTTGTACTCCATTACCTTGTTTTCAATTATTATTGTTATAAAAAGTTTACTTTTTTATTATTTAAAAAAATACAGAATTGTAACTGGAAATAACTTTAGAAATGCAATTATTATAGGATATACAACAGAAGCTATTGATTTAAAAAAAATATTTGAAGAAAGACCAGATTATGGATATCGATTCAAAGGATATTTCTCTGATAAAAAAACAAATGAAAATATCATTGGAAAGGTAGATCTTATCAAATCGTATTGTTTGGAAAATAAGATAGATGAGATTTATTGTTCTTTAAATGAACTTTCTAATGAAAAACTAAAAGATTTAGTTGAATTTGGAGATGAAAACAACATTGTCGTTAAGTTTATTCCAGATTCAAAAGCTATTTTTTCCAAAAATTTAAAAATTGACTATTACGAACTTTTTCCTGTTTTATCACTTCAAAAAACAGCACTTCACGATCCGTTAATTAAAAATTTTAAAAGAGCTTTTGATTTTGTTTTTTCTTTATTAGTTGTCATTTTTATTCTTTCTTGGTTAACCCCATTAATGGCATTATTAATCAAAATCGAATCGAGAGGTCCTGTATTTTTTAAACAAAGTAGACCAGGTTTAGACGAAAAAGAATTTTTATGTTATAAGTTTAGATCAATGAAGTTAAATGTAACTACTGAAAAAGAAGCTTCTAGAAATGATCCAAGAGTTACAAAAATCGGTCGATTTATAAGAAAAACCAGTATTGATGAATTGCCACAATTTTTCAATGTTTTATTAGGTGATATGTCGGTTGTAGGTCCAAGACCTCATTTATGGTCACAAAATAAAACCTATGGAAATAAAGTAAAGAAATACATGGTGCGTCATTATGTAAAACCTGGAATCACAGGATTAGCACAGGTTAAAGGGTATAGAGGTGAAATTGAAACTGAAAATGACATGGTAAACCGTATTAAATTTGATGTATATTATATTGAAAATTGGTCATTATTAATGGATATTAAAATCATTATTCAAACGGTAGTCAATATTTTTAAAGGAGAAGAAAAAGCTTATTAA
- a CDS encoding glycosyltransferase family 2 protein produces the protein MNALVSIITPTYNSAKFVAETIQSVQNQTYQNWEMIIVDDGSSDETESVVLSIIQNDNRIQFHKLSQNSGPAVARNTGIEKASGAYMTFIDADDIWFPTFIENNIKTIQETGIPFVFSSYRRANEQLEFIYSDFIVPHKVSYTDILKSNSISCLTAFLDINKLGKKYMPLIRKRQDMGLWLNYLKVIPFAYGIQETQAIYRIRENSLSRKKSDLIKYQWQFYREVEKLNVFQATYYMLHWMFRGFMKYRN, from the coding sequence ATGAACGCTTTAGTTTCAATAATTACACCAACTTATAATTCTGCAAAATTTGTTGCCGAAACCATACAATCCGTACAAAATCAAACGTATCAAAACTGGGAAATGATTATTGTGGATGATGGTTCTTCTGATGAAACGGAAAGTGTAGTTTTATCCATAATCCAAAACGACAACCGTATCCAATTTCACAAATTAAGTCAAAATTCAGGTCCAGCTGTAGCTCGAAATACCGGAATTGAAAAGGCATCAGGAGCTTACATGACGTTTATTGATGCCGATGATATTTGGTTCCCAACTTTCATCGAAAACAACATAAAAACGATTCAAGAAACCGGAATTCCATTCGTATTTTCATCTTATAGAAGAGCCAATGAACAATTAGAATTTATCTATTCTGATTTTATTGTTCCGCATAAAGTTTCGTATACCGATATTTTAAAATCCAATTCGATTAGCTGTTTAACTGCTTTTCTAGATATTAATAAACTAGGCAAAAAATATATGCCATTAATCCGAAAACGTCAAGACATGGGATTGTGGTTGAACTATTTAAAAGTAATTCCTTTCGCTTACGGCATTCAAGAAACGCAAGCGATTTACCGAATCAGAGAAAATTCACTTTCCAGAAAAAAATCAGATTTAATTAAATACCAATGGCAATTTTATAGAGAAGTTGAAAAGTTGAATGTTTTTCAAGCCACTTATTATATGTTGCATTGGATGTTTCGTGGTTTTATGAAGTATAGAAATTAA